In the Raineyella fluvialis genome, GACAGTAACCGTTCACGTGTCTGAAGAATGTCTGAGGCTGATCGTACGGTTGGGGACATGGAACGGGAGTGGGGGACCCGGACCGGCCAGGCGATGGCCGGGATCCTGGGATTGCTGGACGGGCTGCTGGACGGGCCCGACGAAGACCGGGCGCTCGCATCTGATGCGGAGCGGCTGGCCATGACAGAAGCGGCGATCGAGGCCGCGGATCGGCTGCGCATCCTGGCCGGCGTACTGGTCGCCGAGACCGAGGCCCACGGCTCGGATCTCGCGGTGACGGGGCTGGGGGTGGTGAGCTGGCTCGCCGACACCCGCCGGATGACCAGCCGCGAGGTGTGGGCCCTGGTGCACGAGGGCCGCGATCTGGCCGCCCTGCCCGCACTACGCGCGGCCGGCCTGGCCGGGAGGGTCTCACCGCCGCAGGTCCGGTCCATCAGCCGAGTGCTCGCCCAGTTGCCCGACGAGCTCGGCACCGAACAGCTTCGGCAGGCCGAACTCGACATGGTCGCGTACGCTACTGAGTTCGATTCCCAGGGCCTGTCGACCCTCTCGGAGCACCTACTGGAGGTACTCGCCCCGAGATCATCGAGGAGCAGGAGGCCAAGCGGCTGGAGCGCGAACTGCGCCGCGCCCGCAAGAACCGGGAACTGATCCTCACCGACGACGGCCACGGCTCGGTCCAG is a window encoding:
- a CDS encoding DUF222 domain-containing protein, whose amino-acid sequence is MEREWGTRTGQAMAGILGLLDGLLDGPDEDRALASDAERLAMTEAAIEAADRLRILAGVLVAETEAHGSDLAVTGLGVVSWLADTRRMTSREVWALVHEGRDLAALPALRAAGLAGRVSPPQVRSISRVLAQLPDELGTEQLRQAELDMVAYATEFDSQGLSTLSEHLLEVLAPRSSRSRRPSGWSANCAAPARTGN